The Streptomyces sp. NL15-2K genome contains a region encoding:
- a CDS encoding TIGR03620 family F420-dependent LLM class oxidoreductase: MTAADVIHSTRQRLGRVGIYLDTRLGGPLPPAEVQRQMLARIEELGYGSAWTNEAIGGKDVFAQLGIWLAATERFVVGSGIANMWARPGRTMHGAAAVLADGYPGRFVLGIGTGKADQAAAVGLRYDRPLAQLRSYLDQMEAPPLTIAPPPDAQYPRLLAAVGPKMLALAGERADGALPAAVPPEQIAAARETLGPDKLLIQMLATVPDTDRQRAREIARTIVRAIIKRAESQYVHSLGRLGFTEEEVTGLDDRVLDALAVYGDETVIAKRVNAYLDAGADHVVISAPAPDLVAVTDHYARLAPAVLAS, translated from the coding sequence ATGACCGCAGCCGACGTGATCCACTCCACCCGCCAACGCCTCGGCCGCGTCGGCATATACCTCGACACCCGCCTCGGCGGTCCCCTGCCGCCTGCGGAGGTCCAGCGGCAGATGCTGGCCAGGATCGAAGAGTTGGGCTACGGCTCGGCGTGGACGAACGAGGCCATCGGCGGCAAGGACGTCTTCGCGCAGCTCGGCATCTGGCTCGCGGCGACCGAGCGCTTTGTGGTCGGTTCCGGCATCGCCAACATGTGGGCACGACCCGGGCGAACCATGCACGGCGCCGCAGCCGTGCTGGCCGACGGCTATCCCGGGCGTTTCGTGCTCGGCATCGGCACTGGCAAAGCGGATCAGGCGGCCGCAGTCGGCCTGCGTTACGACCGGCCGCTGGCTCAACTGCGCAGCTACCTCGACCAGATGGAGGCTCCGCCCTTGACCATCGCACCGCCTCCGGACGCGCAGTACCCCCGGCTACTGGCGGCGGTGGGGCCGAAGATGCTCGCGCTGGCCGGCGAGCGTGCCGACGGCGCGCTGCCCGCGGCGGTACCGCCCGAACAGATCGCCGCCGCCAGGGAGACCCTCGGTCCGGACAAGCTCCTGATCCAGATGCTCGCGACCGTGCCCGACACCGATCGGCAGCGTGCGCGGGAGATCGCCCGCACGATCGTGCGGGCCATCATCAAACGCGCCGAATCACAGTACGTGCACAGTCTCGGCCGACTGGGCTTCACCGAGGAAGAGGTCACAGGCCTGGACGACCGGGTGCTCGATGCTTTGGCCGTCTACGGCGACGAGACCGTGATCGCCAAGCGCGTCAACGCATATCTCGACGCCGGCGCCGACCATGTCGTGATCTCGGCACCGGCCCCCGACCTGGTGGCCGTGACGGACCATTACGCGCGCCTGGCCCCGGCCGTGTTGGCATCCTGA
- a CDS encoding aminoglycoside phosphotransferase family protein — protein MIAVPETFVRTTVEREGETGAAWLAELPGIVDGLLERWECVPDGEVMHGGVGVIVPVRRRSEGAEPAVMKVSFPHPGNVHEPDAFMAWRGRGAVLLYERDDERFAMLLERARTSTLAELNAGDEDEILTVAGRLNRRLAVPAPPGLSLPRLRERAGVWEEELRRDAVELTHALPDRVLDAAVATVRELGRVQPDTLIHGDLHARNILRADREPWLAVDPKGHVGDPAYDGGTLLKSRALAFLEADDLGKAVHRALDVFAEAAELDRERVRRWGQFHAVQAAFHGRRHGFRVARGGPRLDWIVQFADGLAELLT, from the coding sequence ATGATCGCGGTACCAGAGACGTTCGTGCGGACCACCGTCGAGCGCGAAGGGGAGACCGGCGCGGCCTGGCTCGCCGAGCTGCCCGGCATCGTGGACGGGTTGCTGGAGCGCTGGGAGTGCGTGCCGGACGGCGAGGTCATGCACGGGGGCGTCGGGGTCATCGTCCCGGTGCGGAGGCGGAGCGAGGGGGCCGAGCCGGCCGTGATGAAGGTGTCGTTCCCGCATCCCGGCAACGTCCATGAGCCCGACGCGTTCATGGCCTGGCGGGGGCGGGGCGCCGTCCTGCTGTACGAGCGGGACGACGAGCGGTTCGCGATGCTGCTGGAGCGGGCCCGGACGTCCACCCTGGCCGAGCTGAACGCCGGTGACGAGGACGAGATCCTGACCGTCGCCGGGCGGCTCAACCGTCGGCTGGCCGTTCCCGCGCCGCCCGGACTGTCCCTGCCCCGGCTGCGGGAGCGGGCCGGCGTCTGGGAGGAGGAGCTGCGCCGGGACGCCGTAGAGCTGACGCACGCGCTGCCGGACCGGGTGCTGGACGCCGCCGTGGCGACCGTGCGCGAGCTGGGCCGGGTTCAGCCGGACACCCTGATCCACGGCGATCTGCACGCCCGGAACATCCTGCGCGCCGACCGTGAACCGTGGCTGGCCGTGGACCCCAAGGGGCATGTGGGGGACCCCGCCTACGACGGCGGCACCCTGCTCAAGTCGCGTGCCCTGGCCTTCCTGGAGGCGGACGATCTCGGCAAGGCGGTCCACCGCGCCCTGGACGTCTTCGCCGAGGCGGCGGAGCTCGATCGCGAACGCGTGCGGCGCTGGGGGCAGTTCCATGCGGTCCAGGCCGCGTTCCACGGGCGCCGGCACGGGTTCCGTGTCGCCCGTGGGGGGCCACGGCTGGACTGGATCGTCCAATTCGCGGACGGGTTGGCGGAGTTGCTCACGTAA